The Comamonas sp. GB3 AK4-5 genome includes a region encoding these proteins:
- the aroQ gene encoding type II 3-dehydroquinate dehydratase: MPSTIFVLNGPNLNLLGTREPAVYGSDTLADVQALCEQACARHGLALRFHQSNHEGQLIDWIHEAGRLHAQGQLVGLVFNAGAYTHTSVALMDAVKGTGVPLLELHISNVFAREAFRHHSYLSPVARAVMCGLGVRGYALAIDAVASW; encoded by the coding sequence ATGCCTTCCACTATTTTTGTTCTCAATGGCCCGAATCTGAATCTGCTGGGCACGCGCGAGCCCGCAGTCTATGGCTCCGACACCCTGGCCGATGTCCAGGCCTTGTGTGAACAAGCCTGTGCCCGCCACGGGCTGGCGCTGCGCTTTCACCAGAGCAACCACGAAGGCCAGTTGATCGACTGGATCCACGAGGCCGGCCGCCTGCATGCCCAGGGCCAGCTGGTGGGCCTGGTGTTCAATGCCGGGGCCTATACCCACACCAGCGTGGCGCTGATGGACGCAGTCAAGGGCACGGGTGTGCCGCTGCTGGAGCTGCACATCAGCAATGTGTTTGCGCGCGAGGCCTTCCGCCACCATTCCTATCTGTCGCCGGTGGCGCGGGCCGTCATGTGCGGGTTGGGCGTGCGCGGCTATGCCCTGGCCATTGATGCGGTAGCGAGTTGGTAG
- a CDS encoding alpha/beta fold hydrolase yields the protein MSETVFESDASLPALGWSDGPEALEAMAAGQLQSTEVLQMLALGERVVHPHGRGHTVLHHWKPKQANGRAPVVLLHGGSGSWTHWVRSIAPLTEAGHDVWAVDLPGFGDSDPVAGAHDADGLIEPLGHMLEALFPRQPVQLVGFSFGGMTAGMLAAAFPQAVQQLVILGAPGIGLSAKHPFRLKGWRHLKSPYAQLQHHVFNLGELMLRDGQRITRDTVALHVANVQRDRLPRRRISSTDILLKSLQKVGCPVTAIYAEGDALYPSLLGEVETLLAASARDFRGLHRVADAGHWVQYEAPAAVHALLLPMLSRKPEVG from the coding sequence TTGTCCGAAACCGTTTTTGAATCTGATGCCAGCCTGCCCGCACTGGGCTGGAGCGACGGCCCTGAAGCCTTGGAGGCCATGGCCGCTGGCCAGCTGCAATCCACCGAGGTGTTGCAGATGCTGGCGTTGGGCGAGCGCGTGGTCCATCCCCATGGCCGCGGCCACACCGTGCTGCACCACTGGAAACCCAAGCAAGCCAATGGCCGAGCACCCGTAGTGCTGCTCCACGGCGGCAGCGGCAGCTGGACGCACTGGGTGCGCAGCATAGCCCCGCTGACCGAGGCGGGCCATGATGTCTGGGCCGTGGACCTGCCGGGTTTTGGCGATTCCGATCCGGTGGCGGGTGCCCACGATGCCGATGGCCTGATTGAGCCTTTGGGCCATATGCTGGAGGCGCTATTCCCCCGGCAGCCCGTGCAGCTGGTGGGCTTTTCCTTTGGCGGCATGACGGCGGGTATGCTGGCCGCGGCCTTTCCGCAGGCGGTGCAGCAACTGGTGATCCTGGGGGCGCCCGGCATCGGCCTGAGTGCCAAACACCCTTTCAGGCTCAAGGGCTGGCGGCATCTGAAGTCGCCCTATGCCCAGCTGCAGCACCATGTGTTCAATCTGGGCGAGCTGATGCTGCGCGACGGTCAGCGCATCACCCGCGACACCGTGGCCCTGCATGTGGCCAATGTGCAGCGCGATCGCCTGCCGCGCCGGCGCATCTCCAGCACCGACATCTTGCTCAAGTCACTGCAGAAGGTGGGCTGCCCCGTCACCGCCATTTATGCCGAAGGGGATGCGCTCTACCCCAGCCTGCTGGGTGAGGTGGAAACGCTGCTGGCCGCCAGTGCCCGTGATTTCCGGGGCCTGCACCGTGTGGCCGATGCCGGCCATTGGGTGCAATACGAGGCGCCAGCAGCCGTGCATGCGCTGCTGCTGCCCATGCTGAGCCGCAAGCCGGAAGTGGGCTGA
- the arfB gene encoding alternative ribosome rescue aminoacyl-tRNA hydrolase ArfB, with amino-acid sequence MRWQLQEDEVSWTAIRAQGAGGQNVNKVASAVHLRFDVAASSLPDTLKERLLARCGHDQRFTQEGVIVIKAQAHRTQERNLQDAMQRLQELLAEAAHTPKARKATKPTRGSQRRRVEGKKRDGETKAGRKKLRI; translated from the coding sequence ATGCGCTGGCAGTTGCAAGAAGACGAGGTCAGCTGGACCGCCATCCGCGCCCAGGGGGCGGGCGGCCAGAATGTGAACAAGGTCGCAAGTGCCGTGCACCTGCGCTTTGATGTGGCTGCATCTTCCTTGCCCGACACGCTGAAAGAGCGGCTGCTGGCGCGCTGCGGCCATGACCAGCGCTTCACCCAAGAGGGCGTCATCGTCATCAAGGCCCAGGCCCACCGCACGCAGGAACGCAATTTGCAAGATGCCATGCAGCGCCTGCAGGAGCTGCTGGCCGAGGCCGCCCACACCCCCAAGGCCCGCAAAGCGACCAAGCCCACACGCGGTAGCCAGCGCCGCCGCGTGGAGGGCAAAAAACGCGACGGGGAAACCAAGGCTGGGCGGAAAAAGCTGCGAATTTGA
- a CDS encoding dioxygenase produces the protein MIASQIAPSSTALAAASAQRLPALFVSHGSPMYALEPGETGPALQRWGAELRAEFPGLQGVVLMSPHWMGRNLEVMAASQPATWHDFGGFPQDLYGLRYPAPGAPRLAQQVAALLQAAGQQPHLNPERPMDHGAWVPLMHLFPEADVPVVQISLPADAGPADVYALGQALRPLRDAGVLLMGSGSMTHNLRDFITGNRTGLDYVQAFSRWIEARITERDMAALLDWQHQAPLALRAHPTDEHFLPLFFALGAGGPGAQARYLSREVVYDFLAMDSFALQDPPLQAPLPQAQAGQAVQALQ, from the coding sequence ATGATTGCCTCCCAGATTGCTCCCTCCTCCACGGCCTTGGCTGCGGCCTCTGCGCAGCGGTTGCCTGCTCTCTTCGTCTCCCATGGCTCGCCCATGTATGCGCTGGAGCCGGGTGAGACCGGCCCGGCCCTGCAGCGTTGGGGTGCAGAGCTGCGCGCCGAGTTTCCTGGCCTGCAGGGGGTGGTGCTGATGTCGCCGCACTGGATGGGGCGCAACCTGGAAGTCATGGCCGCATCGCAGCCCGCCACCTGGCATGACTTTGGCGGCTTTCCACAGGACCTGTATGGCCTGCGCTATCCGGCGCCGGGTGCACCGCGGCTGGCGCAGCAGGTGGCAGCTTTGCTGCAGGCTGCGGGCCAGCAGCCGCATCTCAACCCCGAGCGGCCCATGGACCATGGTGCCTGGGTGCCGCTGATGCATTTGTTCCCCGAGGCCGATGTGCCCGTGGTGCAGATCTCCCTGCCTGCCGACGCCGGCCCGGCCGATGTCTATGCCCTGGGCCAGGCCCTGCGCCCGCTACGCGATGCCGGCGTGCTGCTGATGGGCTCGGGCAGCATGACGCACAATCTGCGCGACTTCATCACCGGCAACCGCACGGGGCTGGACTATGTCCAGGCCTTCAGCCGCTGGATTGAGGCGCGCATCACCGAGCGAGACATGGCCGCCTTGCTGGACTGGCAGCACCAGGCCCCGCTGGCGCTGCGTGCCCACCCCACGGACGAGCATTTCCTGCCGCTGTTCTTTGCCCTGGGCGCGGGCGGCCCGGGCGCCCAGGCCCGCTACCTCAGCCGCGAGGTGGTGTATGACTTTCTGGCCATGGACAGCTTTGCGCTGCAAGACCCGCCACTGCAGGCCCCGCTGCCGCAGGCACAGGCTGGACAGGCCGTGCAGGCATTACAGTGA
- a CDS encoding alpha/beta hydrolase — protein sequence MEAPALQLPLNGYIRPAQAAPEAAWLLVLMHGVGSNAQDLFSLAPYVPAQFHVLSLQAPYAMGPDAFAWFQFSVNPDGSRSIAADQELHSRALVAQTVEQAAQQLGVPPERVVVGGFSQGGIMSLSLLLTQPALLHGICVWHSRLLPEVLPAQVDPAQLAGRQVWLSHGTEDNVIPLRSAHQARDHLAPLPVALDYREYPCTHTIHPDELRDCMQWLQGLTSA from the coding sequence ATGGAAGCCCCCGCACTGCAACTGCCACTGAATGGCTATATCCGCCCGGCCCAGGCCGCGCCTGAAGCGGCCTGGCTGCTGGTACTCATGCACGGCGTGGGCAGCAATGCCCAGGACCTGTTCAGCCTGGCACCCTATGTGCCGGCCCAGTTTCATGTGCTTAGCCTGCAAGCGCCCTATGCCATGGGGCCGGATGCGTTTGCCTGGTTCCAGTTCAGCGTCAACCCCGATGGCAGCCGCAGCATTGCGGCCGACCAGGAGCTGCACAGCCGCGCTCTGGTGGCCCAGACCGTGGAGCAAGCTGCCCAGCAACTGGGCGTGCCGCCCGAGCGCGTGGTGGTGGGCGGCTTCAGCCAGGGCGGCATCATGAGCCTGAGCCTGCTGCTGACCCAGCCCGCGTTGCTGCATGGCATTTGTGTGTGGCACAGCCGCCTGCTGCCCGAGGTGTTGCCGGCACAGGTTGACCCTGCGCAGCTGGCCGGCCGCCAGGTGTGGCTGAGCCACGGCACCGAGGACAACGTCATCCCCTTGCGCAGCGCTCACCAGGCCCGCGACCACCTGGCGCCGCTGCCGGTGGCGCTGGACTACCGCGAGTACCCCTGCACCCACACCATCCACCCCGATGAGCTGCGTGACTGTATGCAGTGGCTGCAGGGACTGACCAGCGCCTGA
- a CDS encoding ATP-binding cassette domain-containing protein, giving the protein MHPSSAKGVHLHAQAVSKRFGHREVLHALHLDIAPGEFVAIVGRSGCGKSTLLRLVAGLEPPSQGRLTHNLQPIEGLNTQARIMFQEARLLPWRTVLDNVVLGLPARQQGAALHLLEQVGLAERARDWPAHLSGGQRQRAALARALVHKPQLLLLDEPLGALDALTRMEMHRLIEALWLERGFTALLVTHDVQEAVILADRVVLIEAGRIAWDERITIARPRRHGDPALSAIAQRILQRVLQQPEAARFG; this is encoded by the coding sequence ATGCACCCATCTTCCGCCAAGGGTGTGCACCTGCATGCCCAGGCCGTCAGCAAACGCTTTGGCCACAGAGAGGTGCTGCACGCCCTGCACCTGGACATTGCGCCCGGCGAGTTTGTCGCTATCGTGGGCCGCAGCGGCTGCGGCAAAAGCACCTTGCTGCGCCTGGTCGCCGGCCTGGAGCCGCCCAGCCAGGGCCGCCTGACACACAATCTGCAGCCCATTGAGGGCCTGAACACACAGGCCCGCATCATGTTTCAGGAAGCCCGCTTGCTACCCTGGCGCACGGTGCTGGACAACGTGGTGCTGGGCCTGCCCGCCAGGCAACAGGGCGCGGCACTGCATCTGCTGGAGCAAGTGGGCCTGGCGGAGCGCGCCCGGGACTGGCCTGCCCATCTCTCCGGCGGCCAACGCCAGCGCGCGGCCCTGGCACGCGCCCTGGTGCACAAGCCACAATTGCTGCTGCTGGATGAGCCCTTGGGCGCGCTGGACGCTCTGACCCGCATGGAGATGCACCGCCTCATCGAAGCCCTCTGGCTGGAGCGCGGCTTCACCGCCTTGCTGGTGACCCACGATGTGCAGGAGGCCGTGATACTGGCCGACCGGGTGGTGCTGATCGAAGCGGGCCGCATTGCCTGGGATGAGCGCATCACCATCGCCCGCCCGCGCCGCCATGGCGATCCCGCGCTGTCCGCCATTGCACAGCGCATCTTGCAGCGGGTGCTGCAGCAGCCAGAAGCTGCGCGCTTTGGGTAG
- the ssuC gene encoding aliphatic sulfonate ABC transporter permease SsuC codes for MPATLHSLLIQGFTPSLGASHQGAVPLQPSPRTAPPYQTILQALRWLGGRLARLAHALLPWLLPLLLLLAWQGAASLGWLPTRILPSPIEVLRAAWALSASGELWSHVKVSTGRALAGLALGGGLGLALGLLTGSVRFFETLLDSTIQMVRNVPALALIPLVILWFGIDESAKLFLIAVSVFFPIYLNTFHGIRNVDPQLIEMGRTYGLPRWGLYRDVILPGAVSSILVGLRFALGLMWVILIVAETISAQAGIGYMTMNAREFLQTDVVLVGVLLYALLGKLADVLARNLERWWLRWHPGYAH; via the coding sequence ATGCCAGCCACCTTGCATTCGCTGCTGATCCAGGGCTTCACCCCCTCACTGGGCGCCTCGCACCAGGGGGCTGTCCCTCTACAACCATCGCCCCGCACCGCACCGCCGTACCAGACAATATTGCAAGCGCTGCGCTGGCTGGGAGGGCGGCTGGCACGCCTGGCCCATGCCCTGCTCCCGTGGCTGCTGCCCCTGCTGCTGCTGCTGGCCTGGCAAGGGGCGGCCTCGCTGGGCTGGCTGCCCACGCGCATTCTTCCCTCCCCCATCGAAGTGCTGCGGGCAGCCTGGGCCCTGTCCGCCTCTGGCGAGCTGTGGAGCCATGTCAAGGTCAGCACCGGCCGGGCACTGGCAGGCCTGGCCCTGGGTGGCGGGTTGGGTCTGGCTCTGGGCCTGCTCACCGGCTCGGTGCGATTTTTTGAAACCCTGCTCGACTCCACCATCCAGATGGTGCGCAACGTGCCGGCCCTGGCACTGATTCCGCTGGTGATTCTGTGGTTTGGCATCGACGAATCCGCCAAGCTATTCTTGATCGCGGTGTCGGTGTTCTTTCCCATCTACCTCAACACCTTTCACGGCATCCGCAATGTGGACCCGCAGCTGATCGAGATGGGCCGCACCTACGGCCTGCCGCGCTGGGGCCTGTACCGGGATGTCATCTTGCCCGGAGCGGTGTCTTCGATTCTGGTGGGGCTGCGCTTTGCACTGGGGCTGATGTGGGTGATCTTGATCGTGGCCGAAACCATTTCCGCCCAGGCCGGCATTGGCTATATGACCATGAATGCCCGCGAATTCCTGCAGACCGATGTGGTGCTGGTCGGGGTGCTGCTGTATGCCCTGCTGGGCAAGCTGGCCGATGTGCTGGCGCGCAACCTGGAGCGCTGGTGGCTGCGCTGGCACCCCGGTTATGCGCACTGA
- a CDS encoding sulfonate ABC transporter substrate-binding protein, translating to MSPSPWIRFLSRPLRLLQALTLALLLGLLGNPSAQAQTAQTLRIGFQKSASLFVLQRAQGSLEKKLLAQGFAVKWVEFPAGPQLLEGLNVGAIDVGFVGEAPPIFAQAAGAQFVYFGYDPAAPHAEAVLVPKDSPIQKVTDLKGKKVALNKGSNVHYLLLRLLETHGLKPSDIQPIYLAPADGRAAFESKSVDAWAIWEPFQAAAEKATGARVLANGSNGVAPNYSYYLGEHSFVQKNPQVIATLFADAVEQGRWLKSHQRQAAELIAPLQGLPVDVVELALQRSAFNAQPITADIVAQQQKVADTFYAQKLIPKPIKVQDAILPSKP from the coding sequence ATGTCTCCCTCCCCATGGATCCGTTTTCTATCGCGCCCCCTGCGCCTGCTGCAGGCCTTGACGCTGGCATTGCTGCTCGGCCTGCTGGGCAACCCCTCGGCACAGGCACAGACTGCACAAACGCTGCGCATAGGTTTTCAAAAATCCGCCAGCCTGTTTGTGCTGCAGCGTGCCCAGGGCAGTCTGGAGAAAAAGCTCCTGGCCCAGGGCTTTGCCGTTAAATGGGTGGAATTTCCCGCAGGCCCGCAATTGCTGGAGGGTTTGAATGTGGGCGCCATCGATGTGGGCTTTGTCGGAGAGGCCCCACCCATATTTGCCCAGGCTGCCGGGGCGCAGTTTGTCTATTTTGGCTATGACCCTGCCGCCCCGCATGCCGAAGCCGTTCTGGTGCCCAAGGACTCCCCCATCCAGAAAGTCACCGATCTGAAAGGCAAGAAGGTGGCGCTGAACAAGGGCAGCAATGTGCATTACCTGTTGCTACGCCTGCTGGAAACACATGGTCTGAAGCCCTCTGATATTCAGCCCATTTACCTGGCCCCTGCCGACGGCCGCGCCGCCTTTGAAAGCAAGAGCGTAGATGCCTGGGCGATTTGGGAGCCGTTTCAAGCGGCCGCAGAAAAAGCCACAGGCGCCCGTGTGCTGGCCAATGGCAGCAACGGTGTGGCGCCCAACTATTCCTACTACCTGGGCGAGCACAGCTTTGTGCAGAAGAACCCCCAGGTGATTGCGACCTTGTTTGCCGATGCGGTGGAGCAAGGCCGTTGGCTGAAAAGTCACCAGCGCCAGGCAGCCGAGCTGATTGCCCCTTTGCAAGGTCTGCCGGTGGATGTGGTGGAGCTGGCATTGCAACGCTCTGCATTCAATGCCCAGCCCATCACCGCCGACATCGTGGCCCAGCAGCAAAAAGTGGCCGACACCTTCTACGCCCAAAAACTCATTCCCAAGCCCATCAAGGTGCAAGACGCCATCTTGCCTAGCAAGCCCTGA
- a CDS encoding helix-turn-helix transcriptional regulator, with protein sequence MLNAHSTTELAADAHFSSLLSAVYAAGMSDVPWEAPLTYLRTHMGLRGVGLLSLDMQSGLPSGHVFAGDDQGWSTRFLAEYQQEYRLYDPTAAVVANWEPGRWFDDHHHISSEQRAHGVYHQQCMPSFEIGGFCGFFIQKGEQRSDYLSLLYGRGQASPSEEERRTLALLRTHLARALQLQSRLEPLEQKAALADAALNALDVPVFVMDEARVLLQVNAAGHALMRAHPMALRCVGGRLMPAGWSESAQWQQASKQGVLLLRGEAGESLPFTLYPMPPDTRLARHWQRPLTLMLGPDKPSPTTRVQQLRALYGLTQAEAELCVLLAFESLSQKECADFRQVSLNTVRTQVKAIEAKLGVSSMAEVTRMAFLQHRPSR encoded by the coding sequence GTGCTGAATGCCCATTCAACGACTGAGCTTGCCGCAGATGCTCACTTCTCATCGTTGCTCAGTGCTGTGTATGCAGCAGGCATGAGCGACGTACCTTGGGAAGCTCCGCTCACTTATTTGCGAACGCACATGGGTCTGCGTGGCGTAGGGCTGCTATCGCTGGACATGCAGAGTGGATTGCCTTCGGGCCATGTATTTGCCGGCGACGATCAGGGCTGGAGCACACGATTTCTGGCCGAATATCAGCAGGAATATCGTCTATACGACCCAACGGCAGCAGTGGTCGCAAACTGGGAGCCAGGCCGGTGGTTCGATGACCACCACCACATTAGCTCGGAGCAACGCGCACATGGTGTGTATCACCAGCAATGCATGCCCTCGTTCGAGATTGGTGGCTTCTGCGGCTTTTTCATCCAGAAAGGCGAACAACGCAGCGACTACCTGAGCCTGCTTTACGGCCGTGGCCAAGCAAGCCCCAGCGAAGAAGAACGCCGTACGCTGGCACTACTGCGAACCCATCTGGCAAGGGCTTTGCAGCTGCAGAGTCGGCTGGAACCTCTTGAGCAAAAAGCCGCATTGGCTGACGCGGCACTGAATGCGCTGGATGTCCCGGTGTTTGTCATGGACGAGGCGCGTGTACTGCTGCAGGTCAATGCTGCGGGGCATGCCTTGATGCGAGCGCACCCCATGGCCTTGCGCTGTGTCGGCGGGCGCCTCATGCCGGCAGGTTGGTCTGAATCTGCGCAATGGCAGCAGGCCAGCAAACAAGGCGTGCTGTTGCTGCGGGGAGAGGCTGGTGAGTCACTGCCATTCACCTTGTACCCCATGCCTCCAGATACTCGGCTAGCCCGCCATTGGCAGCGGCCACTGACCTTGATGCTGGGGCCGGACAAACCATCGCCAACCACCCGGGTGCAGCAATTGCGCGCGTTGTATGGCTTGACGCAGGCAGAGGCTGAACTTTGCGTGCTGTTGGCATTCGAGAGTCTGTCGCAAAAAGAATGTGCTGATTTCCGCCAAGTGTCATTGAACACCGTACGCACGCAAGTCAAGGCGATTGAAGCCAAGCTGGGCGTCAGCAGCATGGCCGAGGTGACTCGTATGGCATTTCTGCAGCATCGACCTTCGAGATGA
- the ssuE gene encoding NADPH-dependent FMN reductase, giving the protein MSVLLIAGSPTQPSRSAALLEVVGRQLEAQGAAVARLAVRDVNAQALLHAEFSHPDIAAAAAQVAQAEVIVMATPVYKAAYSGVLKAWLDLLPQTALQGKTVLPLATGGSSHHMLVLDYALRPVLQSLGARHVLAGVYATDTQVQLPPKDMPDGPVQLDAALQQRVDEAVHTLWAEHLQGHRRHAATLALSPRLAFVPGVSVLRRA; this is encoded by the coding sequence ATGTCGGTTTTATTGATTGCAGGCAGCCCCACCCAGCCTTCGCGCTCTGCCGCTTTGCTGGAGGTGGTGGGCCGCCAACTGGAGGCGCAAGGCGCGGCGGTGGCACGCCTTGCCGTGAGGGATGTGAATGCACAGGCGCTGCTGCACGCCGAGTTCTCGCACCCGGACATCGCGGCCGCGGCGGCGCAGGTGGCGCAGGCCGAGGTGATCGTCATGGCCACGCCGGTGTACAAGGCCGCCTATAGCGGGGTCTTGAAGGCCTGGCTGGATCTGCTGCCGCAAACAGCACTGCAGGGCAAAACCGTGTTGCCCTTGGCCACGGGGGGCAGCTCACACCATATGTTGGTGCTGGACTATGCGCTGCGGCCGGTGCTCCAGTCCCTGGGGGCCCGGCATGTGCTGGCAGGTGTTTATGCCACCGATACCCAGGTGCAGCTGCCACCCAAGGACATGCCCGATGGGCCGGTGCAGCTGGACGCGGCACTGCAGCAGCGTGTGGATGAAGCCGTGCATACCTTGTGGGCCGAGCACCTGCAGGGTCACAGGCGCCATGCGGCCACGTTGGCGCTCTCTCCACGCTTGGCTTTTGTGCCTGGCGTGTCGGTGCTGCGCCGCGCCTAG
- the ssuD gene encoding FMNH2-dependent alkanesulfonate monooxygenase, whose amino-acid sequence MEVFWFIPTHGDSRYLGTTQGARPLTHDYMKQIAIAADHLGYAGVLIPTGRSCEDPWVIASSLIAVTRRLKFLVAVRPGLHQPALAARMAATFDRLSEGRLLINLVTGGDQAELEGDGVFLDHARRYEESAEFIHIWREILARSHQGQSLDFAGQHLQVKGAKLLYPPLQKPYPPVYFGGSSQAAQVLAGEQVDAYLTWGEPPDAVAAKIASVRAQAARHGRTLRFGIRLHVIVRETEEQAWQAAESLISHLSDDTVQQAQAALARMDSEGQRRMSALHAGGRKRSRADLEVSPNLWAGVGLVRGGAGTALVGNPQQVAARIEEYAALGIDSFIFSGYPHLEEAYRFAELVFPLLPLATQQLLRAQAANSPLGEIVGNNFVPRAAAS is encoded by the coding sequence ATGGAAGTCTTTTGGTTTATTCCCACCCACGGCGACAGCCGCTATCTGGGCACCACCCAGGGTGCAAGGCCGCTGACGCATGACTATATGAAGCAGATCGCCATCGCGGCCGATCACCTGGGCTATGCGGGCGTGCTGATTCCCACGGGCCGCTCCTGCGAAGATCCCTGGGTGATCGCTTCCAGCCTGATTGCCGTCACCCGCCGCCTGAAGTTTTTGGTGGCCGTGCGCCCGGGCCTGCACCAGCCCGCGCTGGCTGCGCGCATGGCGGCCACATTCGATCGCCTCTCCGAAGGGCGCTTGCTGATCAACCTGGTCACCGGGGGGGATCAGGCCGAGCTGGAGGGCGATGGCGTGTTTTTGGACCATGCCCGGCGCTACGAGGAGTCGGCCGAGTTCATCCATATCTGGCGTGAAATCCTGGCCCGCAGCCACCAAGGGCAGAGCCTGGACTTTGCTGGGCAGCATTTGCAGGTCAAGGGGGCCAAGTTGCTCTACCCCCCTTTGCAAAAGCCTTATCCGCCCGTGTATTTCGGTGGGTCTTCACAAGCCGCCCAGGTGCTGGCCGGGGAGCAGGTCGATGCCTATCTGACCTGGGGTGAGCCGCCCGATGCCGTGGCCGCCAAGATCGCCAGTGTGCGGGCCCAGGCAGCCCGCCATGGCCGGACACTGCGCTTTGGCATACGCTTGCATGTCATCGTGCGCGAAACCGAGGAGCAAGCCTGGCAGGCCGCCGAATCCCTGATCAGCCACCTCAGTGACGACACCGTGCAGCAAGCCCAGGCGGCACTGGCGCGCATGGATTCCGAAGGTCAGCGCCGCATGAGCGCGCTGCACGCCGGTGGCCGCAAGCGCAGCCGCGCTGATCTGGAAGTCAGCCCCAACCTGTGGGCCGGCGTGGGCCTGGTACGCGGCGGTGCGGGCACGGCCTTGGTGGGCAATCCCCAGCAGGTGGCCGCGCGCATAGAGGAATACGCGGCCCTGGGCATAGACAGCTTTATCTTCTCCGGCTATCCGCACCTGGAAGAGGCTTACCGCTTTGCCGAGCTGGTCTTTCCCTTGCTGCCTCTGGCCACACAGCAGCTATTGCGCGCACAGGCCGCCAATTCGCCCCTGGGGGAAATCGTGGGCAATAACTTTGTGCCGCGCGCGGCGGCGAGTTAA
- a CDS encoding zinc-dependent peptidase, whose amino-acid sequence MNWQRLLPAWARRTAVRAGALAPQPVPTALWQSTVALYPFLASLTPAEDAQLQLLVAHFLQHKEFSGAHGLEITDAMAVAIAAQACVLLLYWGEPADALRWYADFVGIVVQPDDVIARRKVVDEAGVVHHYNEELMGEAMEGGPIMLSWAAVQPGHALLAAHSNVVIHEFAHKLDLRDGSANGCPPLPAGFMGQHSASAARQAWSAIWSPAYQLFREQVICHERFGQAAPWLDAYGATDPAEFFAVACEGYWVDRERMAQELPSVTAALDAFFQHPPEH is encoded by the coding sequence ATGAACTGGCAACGCCTGCTCCCTGCCTGGGCCCGCCGCACTGCGGTGCGGGCCGGCGCCCTGGCTCCACAGCCCGTGCCCACCGCGTTGTGGCAGTCCACCGTGGCCCTCTACCCTTTTCTGGCCAGCCTCACGCCGGCCGAAGACGCCCAGCTGCAGCTGCTGGTAGCGCATTTTCTGCAGCACAAGGAATTCAGCGGCGCCCATGGCCTGGAAATCACCGATGCCATGGCCGTGGCCATTGCCGCCCAGGCCTGCGTGCTGCTACTGTACTGGGGCGAGCCCGCCGATGCCCTGCGCTGGTATGCCGATTTTGTCGGCATCGTGGTGCAGCCAGATGATGTGATCGCCCGCCGCAAGGTGGTGGACGAGGCCGGCGTGGTCCACCACTACAACGAGGAGCTGATGGGCGAGGCCATGGAGGGCGGCCCCATCATGCTCAGCTGGGCCGCCGTGCAACCCGGCCATGCGCTATTGGCCGCGCACAGCAACGTGGTGATCCACGAATTCGCCCACAAGCTGGACCTGCGCGATGGCAGTGCCAACGGCTGCCCGCCCCTGCCCGCTGGCTTTATGGGGCAGCACAGCGCCAGCGCCGCCCGCCAGGCCTGGAGCGCCATCTGGAGTCCGGCGTATCAGCTGTTTCGCGAGCAGGTGATCTGCCACGAGCGCTTTGGCCAAGCCGCACCCTGGCTGGATGCCTATGGCGCCACCGACCCGGCCGAATTCTTTGCCGTGGCCTGCGAAGGCTATTGGGTGGATCGCGAACGCATGGCCCAGGAGCTGCCCAGTGTGACGGCCGCCCTGGATGCTTTTTTCCAACACCCCCCTGAACACTGA